From one Leifsonia sp. Root1293 genomic stretch:
- a CDS encoding TadA family conjugal transfer-associated ATPase: MDEPFVAVPMLQAARIGAEIGGEVVDDGEPGRGRHRFIEGEHGPPLVPVDRAALGLLERFATEEVSDLLVNGAAGLWVDAGRGLRRDPDWELGEREVRELAVRLVASGGRHVDEAHPCVDVRLGGGIRVHVALPPISTTGTLISVRIPRGEHADLAALRRTGMIDAGQERELAAVVRRRENVLITGAAGVGKTTLLAALLASAPADERIVVVEDVAELRVRHQHVVGLEARQANVEGAGHVGLDSLVREALRMRPDRLILGECRGAELRELLTALNTGHDGGAGTLHANSLADVPARIEALGALAGMGDRAVARQTVSAIGLVLHLERTDGVRRLAQLGRFALADDGRLTIAAIG; the protein is encoded by the coding sequence GTGGATGAGCCGTTCGTCGCAGTGCCGATGCTGCAGGCGGCGCGCATCGGCGCGGAAATCGGGGGAGAGGTCGTCGATGACGGGGAGCCGGGTCGTGGCCGTCACCGATTCATCGAGGGCGAGCATGGTCCCCCACTCGTTCCGGTCGACCGTGCCGCTCTCGGGCTTCTCGAACGCTTCGCGACCGAGGAGGTGAGCGACCTGCTCGTGAACGGAGCGGCCGGTCTCTGGGTCGACGCGGGTCGAGGACTCCGGCGTGATCCCGACTGGGAGCTCGGCGAACGCGAGGTGCGCGAGCTGGCCGTTCGGCTGGTCGCCAGCGGTGGTCGCCACGTCGACGAGGCTCATCCGTGCGTCGATGTGAGGCTCGGAGGCGGCATCAGGGTGCATGTCGCTCTCCCGCCGATCTCGACGACGGGCACATTGATCTCGGTGCGCATCCCGCGCGGTGAGCATGCCGACCTCGCCGCCCTGCGTCGAACGGGCATGATCGACGCCGGTCAGGAACGCGAACTGGCGGCCGTGGTGCGGCGGCGCGAGAACGTGCTCATCACGGGCGCTGCGGGCGTGGGCAAGACAACGCTGCTCGCCGCACTGCTGGCATCGGCGCCAGCCGACGAGCGCATCGTGGTGGTCGAAGACGTCGCCGAGCTGCGGGTGCGGCATCAGCATGTCGTCGGTCTCGAGGCACGCCAGGCCAATGTGGAGGGCGCCGGTCACGTCGGCCTCGATTCGCTCGTGCGCGAAGCCCTGCGGATGCGGCCCGACAGGTTGATCCTCGGGGAATGCCGCGGAGCCGAACTCCGTGAGCTCCTGACCGCCCTCAACACCGGTCACGACGGCGGAGCGGGCACCCTGCACGCGAACTCCCTCGCCGATGTCCCAGCCCGCATCGAGGCCCTCGGAGCGCTCGCCGGCATGGGCGATCGGGCCGTGGCCAGGCAGACTGTCAGCGCCATCGGCCTCGTGCTCCATCTCGAGCGCACCGACGGCGTGCGGCGTCTCGCGCAGCTCGGTCGCTTCGCGCTCGCGGACGACGGCCGCCTCACGATCGCCGCGATCGGATGA
- a CDS encoding type II secretion system F family protein, with protein MSAPRPAIEAVATTAQRLAVLLAAGVPPTTTWRYLAAAGRTGVTGRVVDAAARAGDQGTDVAQAVADAGGAAASPETARAWRALAAVWSLAIETGAPLAGALREMAEAFRATGRLQREARVALAGPRATSRLVALLPVVAVAFGAVLGMDTLGVLFTTVPGLACLTAGGILMLAGSRWSARLVRRAGVGDPCPGLMIDLIAIALAGGASLDSARSSAGAVVTRFGVVDAATAAQQAGQADSVIALARAAGVPAAELLRAEAGDLRLAAQTDGQERAARLGVSLMIPLALCVLPAFMLLGVAPMILSVVSSTFDGLG; from the coding sequence ATGAGCGCGCCGCGCCCCGCCATCGAGGCCGTGGCCACCACGGCTCAGCGGCTCGCCGTTCTGCTCGCCGCCGGTGTACCGCCGACCACCACTTGGCGCTACCTGGCCGCCGCCGGGCGCACGGGGGTGACCGGTCGGGTGGTCGATGCCGCGGCGCGAGCTGGCGATCAGGGTACCGACGTCGCGCAGGCGGTCGCCGACGCCGGGGGAGCCGCGGCATCTCCGGAGACCGCGCGAGCCTGGCGTGCGCTCGCTGCCGTGTGGTCGTTGGCGATAGAGACAGGGGCACCACTGGCGGGTGCACTCCGCGAGATGGCCGAGGCGTTCCGCGCCACCGGGAGGCTCCAGAGGGAAGCGCGGGTGGCGCTCGCCGGACCTCGAGCCACCTCGAGACTCGTGGCGCTGCTGCCCGTGGTGGCCGTCGCCTTCGGAGCGGTCCTCGGCATGGACACCCTCGGCGTGCTGTTCACGACAGTGCCCGGTCTCGCCTGCCTGACCGCCGGCGGGATCCTCATGCTCGCCGGATCCCGATGGAGCGCTCGTCTCGTGCGTCGGGCCGGAGTCGGCGATCCCTGTCCGGGGCTGATGATCGACCTGATCGCCATCGCGCTCGCCGGTGGGGCCTCCCTCGACAGTGCTCGCAGCTCGGCCGGTGCTGTCGTGACGAGGTTCGGGGTGGTGGATGCCGCCACAGCGGCCCAGCAGGCAGGCCAGGCCGATTCCGTCATCGCGCTCGCCCGTGCCGCGGGAGTGCCAGCGGCGGAACTGCTGCGAGCGGAGGCCGGTGACCTCCGCCTCGCCGCGCAGACCGACGGGCAGGAGCGCGCAGCGCGATTGGGCGTCAGCCTCATGATCCCCCTGGCGCTGTGCGTGCTGCCCGCCTTCATGCTGCTCGGCGTGGCTCCGATGATCCTCTCGGTGGTCTCCTCCACATTCGACGGTCTCGGGTGA
- a CDS encoding DUF4244 domain-containing protein: MSTFRRFLRSRATGLRAERGSATAEYAVATMAAVGFAGLLVVILRGNEVRGILTDLVRDALTL, from the coding sequence ATGAGCACATTTCGACGATTCCTGCGCTCCCGGGCCACCGGGCTCCGCGCCGAACGCGGTTCGGCAACGGCCGAATACGCTGTGGCCACCATGGCGGCCGTCGGCTTCGCCGGCCTCCTCGTCGTCATCCTGCGGGGCAACGAGGTGCGCGGAATCCTCACCGACCTCGTGCGCGATGCGCTCACGCTCTGA
- a CDS encoding TadE family type IV pilus minor pilin, producing the protein MTAEFAVALPAVALVLAVCLAGVQAVSIQVRLTDAAADAARTLARGDGVDLAAARLSAAVPGATLSVDSSGDLVCVAAGAPAGSHAVLAALTVSARSCALGGGL; encoded by the coding sequence GTGACGGCGGAGTTCGCCGTCGCCCTCCCCGCTGTCGCGCTCGTGCTCGCGGTCTGCCTCGCCGGCGTGCAGGCGGTCTCGATCCAGGTGCGGTTGACGGATGCCGCTGCCGATGCCGCCCGCACTCTCGCACGTGGCGACGGGGTCGACCTGGCTGCCGCCCGGTTGTCGGCTGCCGTGCCCGGCGCGACCCTCTCCGTCGACAGCTCCGGCGACCTCGTCTGCGTCGCCGCGGGCGCCCCGGCAGGCTCTCATGCGGTGCTCGCTGCGCTCACGGTGTCTGCTCGGTCGTGCGCGCTGGGCGGTGGGCTGTGA
- a CDS encoding Rv3654c family TadE-like protein, with amino-acid sequence MTTQVTHAPPVTPVTPATPATPATRACALGDERGAGTVLAIAIIGAVVAMALVAASALGGLVVHQRLSAAADAAALAGGDVAMGAVPGVICDAAARAAAANDAAIDDCSVDGETVTVAVSTSWMGVPVIARSRAGPAPG; translated from the coding sequence ATGACGACGCAAGTGACGCACGCGCCGCCGGTGACGCCGGTGACGCCGGCGACGCCGGCGACGCCGGCGACGAGAGCGTGCGCGCTCGGTGACGAGCGCGGCGCCGGAACCGTGCTGGCGATCGCCATCATCGGTGCTGTCGTCGCGATGGCACTGGTGGCGGCATCGGCGCTCGGCGGACTCGTCGTGCACCAGCGGTTGTCTGCCGCGGCCGACGCTGCAGCTCTCGCCGGAGGCGACGTGGCGATGGGCGCCGTCCCCGGCGTGATCTGCGACGCCGCGGCGCGGGCAGCCGCAGCCAACGATGCAGCCATCGATGACTGCAGCGTCGACGGCGAGACCGTCACCGTCGCCGTGTCGACATCGTGGATGGGCGTCCCGGTGATCGCTCGATCGAGGGCCGGGCCGGCGCCCGGGTGA
- the topA gene encoding type I DNA topoisomerase produces the protein MPGKKLVIVESPTKMKSIAAYLGDGYEVLSSVGHIRDLIEPKYLPAELKKGSLGKFSVDVDNGFEPYYVVSTAKKKTVAELKRALKDADELLLATDEDREGEAIAWHLLQELKPKVPVKRMVFHEITKDAILEATKKTRDLDTALVDAQETRRILDRLYGYEVSPVLWRKVGPGLSAGRVQSAATRLVVDRERERLAFTAASYWDLAARLSPTLGTDAAGADAFSARLVRIGGERIASGRDFDDTGSLTSKATVLSEDSARALAAALEAGVDVTVTKVESRPYSRKPAAPFTTSTLQQEAARKLRFSARQTMSVAQSLYENGYITYMRTDSVSLSQQAITAARRQATDLYGADSIPEKPRVYTGKSKNAQEAHEAIRPSGENFRTPSSLASSLHGNDFKLYDLIWKRTVASQMADAKGVTASVTIAAGPTGEAAHPLATKTIAEFSASGTVITFRGFLNAYEESRDEERNASAEPAESKLPPLTEGQKLAFVEIEPSGHETTPPPRYTEASLVKELEAKGIGRPSTFASIIDTISNRGYVEHRGQSLVPSWIAFSVVRLLEEHFAELVEYDFTAEMENDLDEIANGDADRVGWLTQFYFGDDRQRGLRQVIDNLGDIDAKEINSIRIADGITLRIGKFGPYLEVPDPDAGPDATPRRINIPPQLAPDELTPEKARELIDAPIVTDRVIGINPDNGKQIVAKDGRFGPYVTELDPPAPEAPAPEPVVDAATGEVVEPPKKRAAKKPVVEKPRTASIFKTMDLATIDLDTALKLLSLPRVVGVDPEAGVEITAQNGKFGPYLKKGTDSRSLTSEDQIFEVDLPAALELFAQPKYGARRAPSALKEFEADPVSGKPIKLKDGRFGPYVTDGETNATIPKSESVDDIEFARAVELLAEKRAKGPAKPRATTRSTAKKPAARKAAPKKK, from the coding sequence GTGCCAGGCAAGAAGCTGGTCATCGTCGAGTCGCCCACGAAGATGAAGTCGATCGCCGCCTATCTGGGCGACGGTTACGAAGTCCTCTCGAGCGTTGGTCACATCCGTGACCTCATCGAACCCAAGTACCTTCCCGCCGAGCTGAAGAAGGGCTCCCTCGGCAAGTTCTCCGTCGACGTCGACAACGGTTTCGAGCCCTACTACGTCGTCTCGACGGCGAAGAAGAAGACCGTCGCGGAACTGAAGCGCGCCCTGAAGGACGCCGACGAACTCCTGCTCGCCACTGATGAGGACCGCGAGGGCGAGGCCATCGCGTGGCACCTGCTGCAGGAACTCAAGCCCAAGGTCCCCGTCAAGCGCATGGTCTTCCACGAGATCACCAAGGACGCCATCCTCGAGGCCACCAAGAAGACCCGCGACCTCGACACCGCGCTGGTCGACGCGCAGGAGACCCGGCGCATCCTCGACCGCCTCTACGGCTACGAGGTCTCACCCGTGCTCTGGCGCAAGGTCGGACCCGGCCTCTCGGCCGGCCGTGTGCAGTCGGCCGCGACCAGGCTCGTCGTCGATCGTGAGCGCGAGCGCCTGGCATTCACGGCGGCGTCCTACTGGGATCTCGCAGCCCGCCTGAGCCCGACTCTGGGAACGGATGCAGCAGGAGCCGACGCGTTCAGCGCCCGCCTCGTCCGCATCGGCGGAGAACGCATCGCATCCGGCCGCGACTTCGACGACACGGGGTCGCTCACGTCGAAGGCCACGGTGCTGTCCGAGGATTCGGCCCGTGCACTGGCCGCGGCCCTCGAGGCCGGCGTCGACGTCACCGTCACGAAGGTGGAGTCGCGCCCGTACTCCCGCAAGCCCGCCGCGCCGTTCACGACGTCGACGCTGCAGCAGGAGGCGGCGCGCAAGCTCCGCTTCTCCGCCCGCCAGACCATGAGCGTCGCGCAGTCGCTGTACGAGAACGGCTACATCACCTATATGCGAACCGACTCCGTGTCGCTCTCGCAGCAGGCGATCACCGCGGCACGCCGCCAGGCCACCGACCTCTACGGTGCCGACAGCATCCCCGAGAAGCCCCGCGTCTACACCGGCAAGTCGAAGAACGCGCAGGAGGCTCACGAGGCGATCCGCCCGTCGGGTGAGAACTTCCGCACCCCGTCGTCGCTCGCCTCGAGCCTGCACGGCAACGACTTCAAGCTCTACGACCTCATCTGGAAGCGCACCGTCGCCTCGCAGATGGCCGATGCCAAGGGTGTGACGGCATCCGTCACCATCGCAGCCGGACCCACGGGCGAAGCCGCCCACCCGCTGGCGACGAAGACCATCGCCGAGTTCTCGGCCAGTGGAACCGTGATCACCTTCCGCGGGTTCCTGAACGCCTACGAGGAGAGCCGCGACGAGGAGCGCAACGCATCGGCCGAGCCCGCGGAGTCGAAGCTGCCGCCGCTCACCGAGGGCCAGAAACTCGCCTTCGTCGAGATCGAGCCGAGCGGCCACGAGACCACGCCGCCGCCGCGCTACACCGAGGCGAGCCTCGTGAAGGAGCTCGAGGCCAAGGGCATCGGGCGTCCGTCGACCTTCGCGTCGATCATCGACACCATCTCGAACCGCGGATACGTCGAGCACCGCGGGCAGTCCCTGGTGCCGAGCTGGATCGCGTTCTCCGTCGTTCGCCTGCTCGAAGAGCACTTCGCCGAGCTCGTCGAGTACGACTTCACGGCCGAGATGGAGAACGACCTCGACGAGATCGCCAACGGCGACGCCGATCGCGTCGGCTGGCTCACGCAGTTCTACTTCGGCGACGACCGTCAGCGGGGCCTGCGTCAGGTCATCGACAACCTGGGCGACATCGACGCCAAGGAGATCAACTCCATCCGCATCGCAGACGGCATCACCCTGCGCATCGGAAAATTCGGGCCCTACCTGGAGGTTCCCGATCCGGATGCCGGTCCTGACGCCACCCCGCGTCGCATCAACATCCCGCCGCAGCTGGCCCCCGACGAGCTCACGCCCGAGAAGGCGCGTGAACTCATCGACGCGCCCATCGTCACCGATCGCGTCATCGGCATCAACCCCGATAACGGCAAGCAGATCGTCGCGAAGGACGGCCGGTTCGGCCCCTACGTGACCGAGCTGGACCCGCCCGCACCCGAGGCACCGGCACCGGAGCCCGTCGTCGACGCCGCGACGGGTGAGGTCGTCGAGCCGCCGAAGAAGCGGGCAGCCAAGAAGCCGGTGGTCGAGAAGCCGCGCACGGCGTCCATCTTCAAGACGATGGATCTCGCGACCATCGATCTCGACACCGCGCTCAAGCTGCTCTCGCTTCCGCGCGTCGTCGGTGTCGACCCCGAGGCCGGTGTCGAGATCACGGCGCAGAACGGCAAGTTCGGCCCCTACCTCAAGAAGGGGACCGACTCCCGCTCCCTGACGAGCGAGGACCAGATCTTCGAGGTCGACCTTCCTGCCGCTCTCGAGCTGTTCGCGCAGCCCAAGTACGGAGCACGCCGGGCGCCGAGCGCGCTGAAGGAATTCGAGGCGGACCCTGTCAGCGGCAAGCCGATCAAGCTGAAGGACGGCCGCTTCGGTCCCTACGTCACCGACGGTGAGACGAACGCGACCATCCCCAAGAGCGAGTCCGTCGACGACATCGAGTTCGCCCGCGCCGTCGAGCTGCTCGCCGAGAAGCGCGCAAAGGGCCCGGCGAAGCCGCGGGCCACGACTCGGTCCACCGCCAAGAAGCCCGCAGCGCGCAAGGCCGCGCCGAAGAAGAAGTGA
- the tmk gene encoding dTMP kinase, with protein sequence MSAGSAAAAPSETGRGLFITLEGGDGSGKTTQARLLEEWLVGRGRSVLRTREPGGTDVGVEIREIVLHHRGDIAPRAEALLYAADRAHHIATKVRPALERGDVVIQDRYLDSSVAYQGAGRVLGGTEVRDLSLWAAQGLLPDLTILLDLDEGVARGRLDAAQKRFDRLEAEAGEFHARVRHAFLDLAAAEPARFLVVDAARPVDEIAASVRSRVEGLLG encoded by the coding sequence GTGAGCGCCGGAAGCGCCGCCGCGGCCCCGTCTGAGACGGGGCGCGGCCTCTTCATCACGCTCGAGGGCGGCGACGGGTCGGGCAAGACGACCCAGGCACGCCTGCTCGAGGAGTGGCTCGTCGGCCGCGGGCGGTCGGTGCTGCGCACCCGGGAGCCCGGCGGCACCGACGTCGGCGTCGAGATCCGCGAGATCGTGCTGCACCACCGCGGAGACATCGCGCCCCGCGCCGAGGCCCTGCTCTACGCAGCCGACCGCGCCCACCACATCGCGACCAAGGTGCGCCCGGCGCTCGAGCGCGGCGACGTCGTCATTCAGGACCGCTATCTCGACTCCTCGGTCGCCTACCAGGGCGCCGGTCGGGTGCTCGGGGGCACGGAGGTGCGCGACCTCTCGCTCTGGGCGGCGCAGGGACTCCTCCCCGACCTCACGATCCTGCTCGACCTCGACGAGGGGGTCGCGCGCGGTCGGCTCGATGCCGCCCAGAAACGGTTCGACAGGCTGGAGGCCGAGGCGGGGGAGTTCCATGCCCGCGTGCGCCACGCCTTCCTCGACCTCGCGGCGGCGGAGCCCGCTCGCTTCCTGGTCGTCGATGCCGCAAGACCGGTCGACGAGATCGCCGCGTCGGTGCGTTCACGGGTCGAGGGGCTCCTGGGCTAG
- a CDS encoding DNA polymerase III subunit delta', with amino-acid sequence MTVWDELTGQADAIAVFRAAAAAASATPTEGAAEQAMSHAWLITGPPGSGRSNLAYAFATALISGHPDGDDATVAQVAARSHPDLTVLSTEGVSIKVDDVRAIVRSSSYSPSVGRHRVLVIEDADRMPERTSNVLLKALEEPPERTVWILCAPSEADLIPTIRSRVRSVRLRVPSIDDVAALLVARDGVSPEVAERAAREAQSHIGMARRLATSSEARERREATLISALGIRTVSDAVAAAARMIEIAGDDAKAITLERDADEREKALRSLGVAPGQTLPPALRSQIKALEDDQKRRATRSLRDGIDRILVDFSSLHRDVLMLQLHGDSAIINRELLPRIERAATAGTAAETLRSLDAIALARTRIEANVAPLLALEAMLMTFRRSERAAA; translated from the coding sequence ATGACGGTGTGGGACGAGCTGACGGGCCAGGCCGACGCCATCGCGGTGTTCCGGGCCGCGGCGGCAGCCGCATCCGCCACTCCCACCGAGGGGGCGGCCGAGCAGGCCATGTCGCACGCCTGGCTCATCACGGGCCCTCCGGGATCGGGCCGGTCGAATCTCGCCTACGCCTTCGCGACCGCGTTGATCTCGGGTCACCCCGACGGAGACGACGCGACTGTCGCCCAGGTCGCCGCCCGCAGTCATCCCGACCTCACCGTGCTCAGCACCGAGGGGGTGTCGATCAAGGTCGACGACGTGCGCGCCATCGTGCGATCGTCGTCGTACTCGCCGTCGGTCGGGCGGCACCGCGTGCTCGTGATCGAGGATGCCGATCGCATGCCCGAGCGCACCTCGAACGTGCTGCTCAAGGCGCTCGAGGAACCCCCCGAGCGCACGGTGTGGATCCTCTGCGCTCCGAGCGAGGCCGATCTCATCCCCACCATCCGGTCCCGAGTGCGCTCCGTGCGGCTGCGCGTTCCGAGCATCGACGACGTGGCGGCCCTGCTGGTCGCACGCGACGGCGTCAGCCCCGAGGTCGCCGAGCGGGCCGCGCGCGAAGCCCAGAGCCATATCGGCATGGCGCGGCGCCTGGCCACGTCGAGCGAGGCGCGCGAACGCCGCGAGGCCACGTTGATCTCGGCCCTCGGCATCCGCACGGTGTCGGATGCCGTGGCTGCGGCCGCCCGCATGATCGAGATCGCCGGCGACGATGCCAAGGCGATCACCCTCGAGCGCGACGCCGACGAGCGCGAGAAGGCCCTGCGCTCGCTGGGTGTGGCGCCCGGCCAGACTCTGCCTCCGGCGCTCCGCAGCCAGATCAAGGCGCTCGAGGACGACCAGAAGCGACGTGCCACCCGGAGCCTCCGCGACGGCATCGACCGCATCCTCGTCGACTTCTCCTCCCTGCACCGCGACGTGTTGATGCTGCAGCTGCACGGGGATTCCGCGATCATCAATCGCGAACTCCTGCCGAGGATCGAACGCGCCGCAACGGCGGGTACTGCCGCCGAGACCCTGCGTTCCCTCGATGCCATCGCCCTCGCGCGCACCCGCATCGAGGCCAATGTCGCCCCGCTCCTGGCCCTCGAGGCCATGCTCATGACCTTCCGCCGATCCGAGAGAGCCGCCGCGTGA
- a CDS encoding alpha/beta hydrolase: MRAAVAGATLLALALTGCVPWAGGGAGPHTSTPTGETAPAGLESYYGQQLEWEDCGDGFQCTTATAPLDYRAPGDESIDLALVRHPATGDRLGSLLVNPGGPGGSGYEMVRDSLDFAVSADLQKHYDIIGFDPRGVSRSTPVTCYEPAQMDAYLYDITPGERGSDAWLAAKTARGEAFAEACDSNTGPLLDNVDTESAARDLDLLRAALGDSTLNYLGYSYGTYLGAVYAGLFPTKAGRLVLDGAIDPSATNLDVNIEQAKGFESALRAYLTDCLDGADCPFDGTVDDAMGTVKALLDSVDAAPIRATDGRMLGGDSLVTAIIYPLYSQQGWPALSTMFDSVLSGSADQAMSFADQYNGRDESGNYSDNSTEAFTAVNCMDYSYVTDAAAMREQEQELDAAAPVIGAYFGFGDITCTTWPYTSRTDRTTISAEGSPLIVVIGTTNDPATPYVWAQSLAAQLDDGRLVTYNGEGHTAYNKSNSCVNDAVDTFLIEGIAPTSDPDC; encoded by the coding sequence GTGAGGGCTGCCGTCGCCGGCGCCACGCTCCTCGCGCTGGCCTTGACCGGCTGCGTGCCGTGGGCCGGCGGCGGGGCAGGACCGCACACGTCGACACCGACGGGCGAGACCGCACCGGCCGGCCTCGAGTCGTACTACGGCCAGCAGCTCGAGTGGGAGGACTGCGGCGACGGCTTCCAGTGCACGACCGCCACGGCGCCCCTCGACTATCGGGCGCCGGGCGATGAGAGCATCGACCTCGCCCTGGTGCGGCATCCGGCGACAGGGGATCGGCTCGGATCCCTGCTGGTCAACCCCGGCGGTCCCGGCGGGAGCGGCTATGAGATGGTGCGGGATTCACTCGACTTCGCGGTCAGTGCCGACCTCCAGAAGCACTACGACATCATCGGCTTCGACCCCCGCGGGGTCAGCCGGTCGACCCCGGTCACCTGCTACGAGCCGGCGCAGATGGACGCCTACCTCTACGACATCACCCCGGGCGAGCGCGGCAGCGACGCCTGGCTCGCCGCGAAGACCGCGAGGGGCGAGGCCTTCGCCGAGGCCTGCGATTCGAACACCGGACCCCTCCTCGACAACGTCGACACCGAGAGCGCGGCCCGCGACCTCGACCTGCTGCGTGCGGCGCTCGGCGACAGCACCCTGAACTACCTCGGCTACTCCTACGGCACCTACCTCGGAGCCGTCTACGCCGGCCTGTTCCCCACCAAGGCCGGTCGCCTCGTCCTCGACGGCGCCATCGACCCGTCCGCCACCAATCTCGACGTGAACATCGAGCAGGCGAAGGGCTTCGAGAGCGCGCTGCGTGCCTACCTCACCGACTGCCTCGACGGCGCTGACTGCCCGTTCGACGGCACGGTCGACGACGCTATGGGCACGGTCAAGGCCCTGCTCGATTCCGTCGACGCCGCCCCGATCCGCGCGACCGACGGTCGCATGCTCGGGGGAGACTCGCTCGTCACCGCCATCATCTACCCGCTGTACTCCCAGCAGGGATGGCCGGCGCTCAGCACCATGTTCGACTCGGTGCTCAGCGGGTCAGCCGACCAGGCGATGTCCTTCGCCGACCAGTACAACGGGCGCGACGAGTCCGGCAACTACAGCGACAACTCCACCGAGGCGTTCACTGCCGTCAACTGCATGGACTACTCCTACGTGACGGATGCCGCAGCGATGCGCGAGCAGGAGCAGGAACTCGATGCGGCCGCGCCCGTCATCGGCGCCTACTTCGGGTTCGGCGACATCACCTGCACCACCTGGCCGTACACCTCCCGGACGGATCGCACGACGATCAGCGCCGAGGGGTCACCGCTCATCGTCGTCATCGGAACGACGAACGATCCGGCGACGCCGTACGTGTGGGCGCAATCGCTCGCCGCCCAGCTCGACGACGGGCGTCTCGTCACCTACAACGGCGAGGGTCACACGGCATACAACAAGTCCAACTCCTGCGTGAATGACGCCGTGGACACCTTCCTCATCGAGGGAATCGCGCCGACCAGCGACCCCGACTGCTGA
- a CDS encoding Gfo/Idh/MocA family protein, which produces MTDALRWGILATGGIAHAMANDLVLNGFTVQAVGSRSQESADAFAAEFGIPNAHPSYAALVADPEVDVIYVSTPHPFHAEHATLALEAGKHVLVEKPFTLNAAEARQVVDLAAEKGLVVLEAMWTRWLPHMVRVREIIAAGTLGEVHTLIADHTQDLPDDPGHRLNALELGGGALLDLGIYPISFASDLFGTPETVQASATFKSTGADAQVATIFRYAGGQIATTLSASDTRGRNIATILGTEGRIDIDTVWYTPTSFRVYDADGTETEAFTSDVTGRGMQFQAAELERLVAAGVTSGDVLPTEETVTVLETLDAIRAQIGLRYPGE; this is translated from the coding sequence ATGACTGATGCACTGCGCTGGGGAATCCTCGCCACGGGCGGAATCGCCCACGCCATGGCCAACGACCTCGTCCTGAACGGCTTCACCGTGCAGGCCGTCGGATCCCGTTCCCAGGAGTCGGCGGATGCGTTCGCAGCCGAGTTCGGCATTCCCAACGCCCACCCCAGCTACGCCGCGCTCGTGGCCGATCCCGAGGTCGACGTCATCTACGTGTCGACGCCGCATCCGTTCCATGCCGAGCACGCCACCCTCGCCCTCGAGGCCGGCAAGCACGTGCTCGTCGAGAAGCCGTTCACGCTGAACGCCGCCGAGGCACGCCAGGTCGTCGACCTCGCTGCCGAGAAGGGTCTCGTCGTGCTCGAGGCCATGTGGACCCGCTGGCTGCCGCACATGGTGCGGGTGCGCGAGATCATCGCGGCCGGCACGCTCGGCGAGGTGCACACCCTCATCGCCGACCACACCCAGGACCTGCCCGACGACCCCGGTCACCGCCTCAACGCGCTCGAGCTCGGCGGCGGTGCCCTCCTCGACCTCGGCATCTACCCGATCTCCTTCGCCTCCGACCTCTTCGGCACCCCCGAGACTGTCCAGGCCTCTGCGACCTTCAAGAGCACGGGGGCCGACGCCCAGGTCGCCACGATCTTCCGCTACGCCGGCGGGCAGATCGCCACGACCCTCTCCGCCAGCGACACCCGCGGCCGCAACATCGCCACGATCCTCGGAACCGAAGGCCGCATCGACATCGACACCGTCTGGTACACGCCGACGTCGTTCCGCGTCTACGACGCCGACGGCACCGAGACCGAGGCGTTCACGTCCGACGTGACAGGCCGGGGGATGCAGTTCCAAGCCGCCGAACTCGAGCGCCTGGTGGCCGCCGGCGTCACATCGGGCGACGTGCTTCCGACCGAGGAGACCGTGACAGTGCTCGAGACCCTCGACGCCATCCGGGCGCAGATCGGCCTGCGCTACCCCGGCGAATGA